A single Chanos chanos chromosome 8, fChaCha1.1, whole genome shotgun sequence DNA region contains:
- the chrna1 gene encoding acetylcholine receptor subunit alpha yields the protein MGLGQGHGSEDETRLVKSLFTGYNKVVRPVSHFKEAVVVTVGLQLIQLISVDEVNQIVTSNVRLKQEWVDVNLNWNPEDYGGIKKIRIPSTDIWKPDLVLYNNADGDFAIVHETKVLLEHTGKITWTPPAIFKSYCEIIVLHFPFDLQNCSMKLGTWTYDGNLVIINPDHDRPDLSNFMESGEWMIKDYRNWKHWVYYACCPDTPYLDITYHFLMLRLPLYFIVNVIVPCMLFSFLTGLVFYLPTDSGEKMTLSISVLLSLTVFLLVIVELIPSTSSAVPLIGKYMLFTMVFVIASIIITVIVINTHHRSPSTHTMPHWVRKAFIDTIPNLMFFSTMKRPSQKPPEKNFLRVDFDISDISGKPTPSAVTFHSPIIKNPDVRSAIEGVNYIAETMRSDEESNNAAEEWKFVAMVLDHILLCVFMAVCIIGTVAVFAGRLIELNFL from the exons ATGGGCCTGG gccAGGGACATGGCTCTGAGGACGAAACTAGGCTGGTGAAGTCGCTGTTTACCGGCTACAACAAGGTGGTTCGGCCCGTCAGCCACTTTAAAGAAGCTGTGGTTGTAACTGTCGGACTTCAACTCATTCAACTCATCAGCGTG GACGAGGTTAATCAGATTGTCACAAGTAATGTGCGCCTGAAACAg GAATGGGTGGATGTGAACCTGAATTGGAATCCAGAAGACTACGGTGGAATCAAAAAGATCCGCATACCTTCCACCGACATCTGGAAACCAGACCTGGTGCTTTACAACAA tgCTGACGGCGACTTTGCCATCGTACACGAGACAAAGGTTTTGCTCGAGCACACGGGCAAGATCACTTGGACTCCCCCTGCCATCTTTAAGAGCTACTGTGAGATCATCGTCCTTCACTTCCCCTTTGACCTGCAGAACTGCAGCATGAAACTGGGCACCTGGACGTACGACGGCAACCTGGTCATCATCAACCCG gaccACGACCGGCCCGACCTGAGTAATTTCATGGAGAGCGGTGAATGGATGATAAAGGACTATCGTAACTGGAAGCACTGGGTGTATTACGCCTGTTGCCCGGATACGCCTTACCTGGACATCACCTACCACTTCCTCATGCTCCGCCTGCCGCTCTACTTCATCGTCAACGTCATTGTCCCCTGTATGCTCTTCTCCTTCCTCACGGGGCTGGTCTTCTACCTGCCCACCGACTCAG GAGAGAAGATGACCCTCAGCATCTCTGTCCTGCTGTCTCTGACCGTCTTCCTGCTGGTCATCGTGGAGCTCATCCCCTCCACCTCCAGCGCCGTGCCCCTCATCGGCAAATACATGCTCTTCACCATGGTCTTCGTCATCGcctccatcatcatcaccgtcaTCGTCATCAACACGCACCACCGCTCCCCCAGTACACACACCATGCCCCACTGGGTTCGCAAG GCCTTCATTGACACCATCCCAAACCTCATGTTTTTCTCCACCATGAAGAGGCCTTCACAGAAACCGCCGGAAAAGAATTTCCTTCGCGTCGACTTCGACATCTCCGACATCTCGGGCAAGCCCACGCCGTCGGCCGTCACCTTCCACTCGCCCATTATTAAAAACCCTGACGTCCGCAGCGCCATCGAGGGAGTCAACTACATCGCCGAGACCATGAGGAGCGACGAGGAGTCGAACAAT GCTGCTGAAGAGTGGAAGTTTGTTGCCATGGTGCTGGACCacattctgttgtgtgtgttcatggctGTGTGTATCATCGGTACGGTAGCCGTGTTCGCTGGCCGCCTCATCGAGCTTAACTTTCTCTGA
- the atp5mc3b gene encoding ATP synthase membrane subunit c locus 3b: MYACAKFVSTPALVRSGSRALYRPLSASVLSRPDVRSGETSPALLPQSAVSQVALRGFQTSAVSRDIDTAAKFIGAGAATVGVAGSGAGIGTVFGSLIIGYARNPSLKQQLFSYAILGFALSEAMGLFCLMVAFLILFAM, encoded by the exons ATGTACGCCTGTGCGAAGTTCGTGTCTACGCCTGCACTG GTCCGCTCGGGCTCCAGGGCGCTGTACAGACCTCTCTCCGCCTCTGTGCTGTCCAGGCCGGATGTAAGATCTGGAGAG ACCAGCCCAGCCCTCCTGCCACAGAGCGCAGTATCCCAGGTCGCGCTGCGGGGTTTCCAGACGAGCGCAGTGAGCCGTGACATCGACACAGCCGCCAAGTTCATCGGAGCCGGGGCCGCCACCGTGGGAGTGGCCGGATCCGGAGCCGGAATCGGGACCGTCTTCGGCAGCCTCATCATCGGATACGCCAG GAACCCATCTCTGAAACAGCAGTTGTTCTCTTATGCTATCCTGGGTTTTGCCCTGTCTGAAGCCATGGGTCTGTTCTGTCTCATGGTGGCTTTCCTCATCCTGTTCGCCATGTAA